The genomic region AAAACTCTGGATTATATCAATCAGGTCATATTCACATTGGTCCTCCGtgccaatgagaaacatttGCAACACTGGCTGGGGGTCGTGGCTATTTATGAGATCGCTGTGGTTTTAGGTCATATTAGTGTGTCACACAAGGTCAAGACTTCTGTTTCCTGTGGTCTGAAGTCTGAGTGCTTAGTTTCCATGTGGCAGCAGAGGAAGAACACATTTAATGCTCACAGTGGCATTGTGACAGCCATGCGTGCCCTCTGATTTTTGCTGCTCAGCACATTGTCGGCCAGACATCTCAGAACTGTCTGCTTTTGAATGTGCAAAAGAGTTTAGCTGGAAATAACAATAAAGTTTAGTAGGAATAACAATAAATAGATCAACTAAATGCCCAGATACATCTGTCAGGTCCCGTGTCAGGTCTATGctggattcttttctttttcttaaggaTAGTTTTAAGGCCTGCCACTTCTTTGGCCgcccacttgtccagtttcctcaatttttttaaggacacactgcacatgcAGATtttaagttttcagctaatagctgtTTGGAAAGagccttgttggtgcaaaataactattttatgtctgtcaaattTTGTTATCGTTGGcattttttcatagattcaactaaagaaatgggaacaaattatatgtttttgtaacaaagtgcctaaagatatcatttaaaattggttctttgcctagttgtctgttatgtgggcacaacactggttcatcccttgagataggtgcctttttttgttaatttatcgGTCAGTGTTAAGGGgtttaacacaaaaacaaaactggactgaaaataaatgaaaaagcagctagtgtctaaagaaaaacattgaaaaaccttcagaaagcctgaagaactattgctcaaaagcactttaaaaatgtcaagaaaGTCAGGTTGCTTGGAGGTAAAATATAGAGGAAAGAGGCTTTTTAGGACTTgtgcaaaataaactattgcTGCATATTTTATAGTAACGTCTTCTCACATTGGAAAGAGACTTGATGACGTTGTTAATACCTGTAATACTATATTAATATTTGTCATGAACACCCCTTTTTAACATAACCTGTAATTCTCCAGGCTAATTTAATTAATAATGTGTTTATTACAAGTCACGTTGTGTTAATACCACTGTGCGTAGCACTGTGAGTAACTTGAGCTAATATGTGTAGCATCCATTACTGCAGATAAACACCATTTAATCAATACTTTacactttttaaactttgaagagaataaattaaaaaaaaattctatataTCTTATTATCCTTGAATACTACTACAGAAAAGTTTACTTCTCAGAAACTTTAAATGCTAATTATAATAATTGTACCTAACAGTTATAATAATTGTTAATGGCTTGCAGTTCGATAGTAGTTTTGCTTGTTAAGCTATGTTTGTTTGGATTGTGGGTTACCAGTGCTAGCTATTATCAAAGGAATCTACAGACATATTGAAGGGTACTAGTATGAGTGGACAGCCAATAGCTTATTTAGTTTGATGAGTTATGGAGTTAAGTAGGTCAGACACAAATTGGCTCTTTTGGTCAAACTGTTATTGAATTGTGTTTGTAAGTGTGATGCCAATATATGGCCTCTGTTTCTcttgttctttgtgtctgtgcgCATGTTTTATTGTGTGACAGTAGCTTATATTTAGTTACAGTTTTCAACCACtctcattttattaattttatttggcTAACCTACCAGACACCGGCTCTGTACTCCACTTTATGGCTCATAAACTGAAAGTCTTTCAAGCATCCTTCTCAGAAACTGGATCAGTTTGTACCATAAACAACCTGATTAAGAGGAAAGCTCTTTAAGTGAACGTACCTCTGCTGGGCCTGTTGTTGTCTGTCCTGCTGTGTCAGGTTAGCAGTGGTGTAATGACTGTCTGGTTGCACAGACACTCACACTAGGCAAAAGCAAAGCGGCCAAAGCAAACATAATTAAAGTGAAGTGCACTTAAGAAGAATCCAAGTGACATTTGAAGTTACTGCACATaggcaggagaataaagttTGTTTTGAAAAGCATGCGACACTGATTTAGATACAGTCTGCTTGAGAAAATATGAGCAGGTGAACAAAGATTCCCAGAGTTAGTGGGAAAAAGGCGGATAAATTTGGGTGTTCATTTAAATAACACAAGGGCTGTGTAGattttatgaattttaaaaGCTCAGCCCTGCCCTTGTGTGGTTTCTTTTATCGTCATTGCAAATCTTCCAGCAGCACAAGCCAGAAATGCTTTTTCACAGTTACACGGTGAAAAAATTAAAGATGCTCAGAGAACCAGTCAAACCAGTTCAGCACAGCTGAGAGAAACTTcagacagacaacagacaaAAATCATTAtctgtgtctgctgtgtgaataaaatatcattttaaatttagaaGAAAGTAAAAAGGGAAAAGGTGACCAAATTGCCCAGTTATGGCAACTGGACACTTTTAAGCTGgaggtgtttcctgttttgacatCTTCCGGGGAGCGGTGAAGGTGCTAAGGGGAGGAAAAGTGGAGGATAACATAGAGCCATAATCCCCCATAATCCACCCTTCTCTCGCCAGTGGGGGCGCAGGCTACGTGCCGCTCTCTCCACGCTTCcgtctgctgtttgttttgaaaTTTCAGAAGGCCCATGGCACAGCAGTGGGGGCACGTGCCTCTGAGACATGTGACTTTGGATGGAGGACAAACGAGGACACACGGACACGTACTGACCACCATGAACATCTACTGCAATGTCCCTTGTTAATTTAAGGGCCTAATTCAGGTTAAGGCAGCAGCTGGGTTTAAGATGACTTAAGCGTGTTATTTTGTGTGCTTTAGGATGAAGATGAATGTTTCACTGTCTTATTACTGCTTCAAGGTCACTGACATTGCTTTTGGTCAACGGAAAATATGAGGCatgaagtaaaaataataatcttgcAACACTGGACAACAGCAGGAAACTGACTCCTCTTTTCAAAGCGCGCTGCATGTTGAGTACATTAGGGCATAACTTTTTTTAATCCAGAATGATGTGCTCATCCCCAACTGCATCTCGAGGCTTAAAATACCCAACTTGTGTAGCTTCTCTCCATttatttcttctccttttttgctAAACATTGAAGAGCATACAGCTGCAGAATCTTTCATTTGGATTTAATCACACAAAGTATTACTAGCGGTGCTTTTTGTATCTTGTTTATGAGCCACTGATTCAATAAGCAGCATGTGGAAAGTATCCACGcagtaaacaaagcaaaaaagtgGGAACGAGGCCTGTTTTTTGCACGCAATTGTTCACATAAAAAGTGATAGACGCCCACGTGTGATCACCATATGAAGGCATGCATGGGAATGCTTTTCAAAGGTCACAGAGATAACCACACTGATGCCTTTGCAGCATTTTTGTACCAATCAGAACACCTCCTCCAGAGCACTGATCATCATCTGACATACTTTATTCTGTAGGTATTAGAGGTGCACTCCCTATAATTTGTAATCTCTCTTCTAGCTGACTCTTTCCTCGTCTGTCACGCTCTATTTAGGCACAGCAGCAGCGTGTTCACACCTCCCCTCAGCTGCTACCCAAACACAGTGACATGACCCACATACAGCAGCTAACTAACTGTGGCGAGAGTCACAGTGATTCCACAGGAACGTCTACGGACGAGTTTGGAGCATTTCTCTTATTGGCATCACATGGTGAATCAACCGGCTCGCTCTTTGTGTGTACTTTCTGCGTGAGTTGATGTTAAGATCTGTGCAGGGATGTTCTCATGGGTTGCCTGTGACAGCAGCTGACTCTGATTGAGTATGAGTGCTGATTGAGGGCACATGTGTcctgctgtgtctgtgtttgccaCCATGACGTCACCCGCTGCTTTGCTGTCTTGACGTGGGGTTTAATGTCATCGGCATGCTGGTGTTTTTTGAGAGAGCTGGCTACTAATTTATCCGCTGAAACTAGTAAATTTCACTATAGACAGACACATACCTTCTAATTAATGTCAAACAACAGACTAGTAAAATTCTAGCAGTTCACTTGCCAAACTTCTTAGACAGGCTGAACCTCATAGCAATACAGCCTTAATAGAAATGGCCTCAGCGGAAGGGAGACTATCAAGAAGCAACactaaaggaaaggaaacagtgAGAAAAGGGTGAGGTatacaaaattacacaaaaactggACTAAAAATCAGTGGTAACAGGTCTGATGGACTGATTTTTGGTTCGAATCATCCTAGGTATGTACATAAGAGGTCAGGATAGGTACAACATTGGgcgtctacagccatctgtgaaacatggtggaggctctgtcatagtTTTAGGTTACATTTCAGCTAGTCGTTTCAAAACTGAtgaattatgaacacaaaaaaatacactgccaATGCACTGCCAATGgagtaaaatcatacctggatAGTGCcccactttgtgtttttctatcagtcatggatcggcctccccagagcccagaccttaacattattgaagcagtgtggaatCATGTTGactgagaacagaacaaaaggcagaaacatccaaagaagagctttgaatatctttcaagaagcctggagaacaagAAAATGACTTTAAACGTTGCCTGAAACCCTTTacaaatataaagtttttatctctTTTAGATGATTTACTTTGGATTTTTTATCGTATCTCAGCTAAAATCTGGTTTAAAACTTATATATTTGGGATTTCACATTCACCATGTTAAcaggttttctctctgtgtgtgtacaaaCACAAGGTGTATTTCTGATTCTGGACTCTGGATGAGTTAATCCCTACATAGAGTCTTAATGGTAAGTCTAGAGGAGGTGGAGCCCTACTTCTTGCCAGTCTGGACATTGAGGGTTTAACCAGCAGGACACCTGCTTTCTCAGCAATAAGGAATACATCAACAACACAGGGGAGGTCCACTCGTGGGGGTGTAAAGAGGATTTCAGGGGTCGTTTGTGGGGCAGAATGGTCTTTGCATGTCTGAAAACAGTAGGCCATGAATACACAGAGAATTAGTTTTAGCTTATATGTACCTGTCAGTAAACACTGACTAGGGATGACAACAACCACAAAAAAAGTGAGTAAGTGCCCTCCATATCTACCTCTGAACATCACCAAAAATAGATGGGAGACTAGATGAGGAGATTAATCTGCACGTTATCCCTCAGGCTTGCTGTACATCCTGTCCTCAGGGTCTGGCCTGCCTGAAGAAAACACCTTTTGTCAATGAAATGGGATTTGCGAAAGTGCCATCTGGACACAGGAGCAGAAGCTCTGCCTCCACTCTGTGTCTGATCCACCAGAGATGGTCATTACGAGGTCAGGATCTAAGATCAGACTGATCTGAGGAGGTCAGGTCAGAAGCCTTTAGTTACGTATATGTTAGATCAAAGACCACTACTGATTAGATTTTAACCCAGGACTCCCCAAAGTGATGTACTCTGTCATACTCAGGTGTTTTTTTATACATAGGCCATAAAATTATGGGCTCCAACAGTTTAATTTGATTGAATATCACACAAGGCAGGTCGTTTTTAACTTACTTAACtgaaaaaaacctaaaagtTGACTTTTAGACTCCCTGCAGTCAGAGGAAATTGAGTCGGCTCTGGCACAGGAGGCAGAGTGAAGCCTAGAAAAAGCTACTAAAAATATCGTGCAGGCTCAGTGAGCTGCTCCACTGTGAGATTCAAATGAGGCTTTGAAATTAAACGTCAGTCACTGCGACGTGGTTAAGCCTCGGTATTCTCGAGCTTTCTGCCACAACTCATGTCCTTCATGAACGGATGGTGTTTGCTTAGATTGTGAAGTGAACcaaataattaaaattttttaaatataagtgCTGGTAAAACTAAAATATTACAGTTCAACCAGTAAACCTCTCGTTAGGGTGACCAGAACCCAACAAACTAAAcacagtgtttgtgtgggaAAAAGTGTGACACGTTAACAATGCTGGGAGGTAGtcagatgttttatatttaaatgcaacttttcttttctttccaatcTTGATGAAGCTTTGCATAAACATTGTCTAGGGCACCGTGATTGCCAACATCTATATGGCATATACAAATGTTTCATGCAAATCCCACAATCatatatatttgtaaatgtGATGGTTCAAATGAGCACTAAATGGAATGCTATTGTATAGAATTGAATATCATAGTATAgacatgtgtttttatgttccATATATCCCATGCATAGCTAGTAAGGTTtggtagaaagaaaaagaaattcttcTTACGCTAGCATGCGATAGTCTTCATATACTGTATTATCTGTTATTTCAGATGCTTTTCTGTCTAGTAACAGTTTTGGGGTTTCAGTTGGGATGTATCCATAGATTGGCTTTTTTGAGACATATCTGACTAATTTTAGCAATTTCTATCCAATTATGACACACACTTTGTAACTTTCATTGATAGGCATAATTTTCATTTCACTCTACAGTCCATCTATAGCCTTTCAGGAAAAAGGCCACAGATGGACTGTAAGGACCTGCATGTTCTGCAGAGCCCCAGTCAAAATGTGGGACATTGTCTCAAGAAGTGGGACAGGGGGACAAGGAATAAAGATGCTGTGTAGCCCCACTTAAACAGCAACATTTGGTTACACATAATTCTCAGTGATGCTCCTTTTAACCTTATGTTTTGCACTTCCTATACTTTAATGTCCTTCCATCAAACCTTTACCTTAACATATAAACAGCTCACAGTAAAAGTCAACAGAGCATGGTcctattttaataaataatacaggTGATTTTATTGACTTTCATTGACAAGCAGTCATAAATATTAATGACCAGTTTTACTGCACAGCTGCACACGTTAATGATTCTGGGTGTGGCTTTGACCTGATTGAACAGGAGAAATTATGTTCGTCTTTTTCTGATTTCTTACTTCTAAAATCTCTGGCTCTGAATAAATATATCACGCACTGTGGCAGCTAATCTTTACCCGCAAAACTACACATTCATACTGTTCAAGCATTTTATAAGTCGCAACTTTCCCTGCAAAATGAAACTAACGGCTGATTTTACCCGTTTAAATATAATGCACTAAAAACGGGGCGGGACCTCCGTTGTAACACGTTTCAGTGTCAAACTCGCCATCTTCGGCTCCTCAGCCGTCGGTCTACATTTTTCCTGCTCGCTCCCCCTTTGCACGTTCTCGCAATTAGCGGGCATGTCCATGTGAATCGGGCGGATGGGCGGGCCGACCATAAGGTTCTGTTGGGGAGGCTCGGCCATATGGAACCAATGAGACACCCgtgtaatatataaatatttacgtAGTAGACTCACTTGCGCATGCGCACGGAGGTTTGGCAGAGCCAGCCATTCATGTTGTAAACTGGGAAgccataaatatttataaattacCATTTTTCTAATACCTATAATTTTTCAGCTTCCAGAGGAGAAAAGATGTAAACATATGATAAATTTAtgacttaaaacaaacaaacaaaaaaacattcccagttttgtcatgtttttctttttttatttgaggtGCAACTGTCTAGTGCAATTGTAACGTCACATTTGTGATGGGCTGAGGAACATGCACAAAACATCAACATACTTCTGCTGCTGggcattttccttttctttcttttttttaagccagATGTCTCATTATTGTGTTCAGCGCTCCAGTTGCACTGAGCAACTCAAACACTTggctgtacaaaaaaaaaaataataataataataaaaaaaaaatgctaagatttatttaaacaaaacaaaacaaaaaaaactaaaactacacaCGTCTCCAAATGGTTAAAGAGTCCAGAACATTTGAGCGAGTGAGTTTGAAGCAACGGCAGATACAGTACAAGGCCGTGTGTCACCACAGGAGAGACAGCATCTTAGTGTGGAGGTAAAAGGTCCTCTTCTGTTGCCACCCTGAGTAATGACATCACAGGTAGATCAGAGAAAAACCTGGCCATACCATAGATATATATACAAAATagtagaacaacaacaacaacaacaacaaaaaggcttcTATATATGTATCTATGGTTGGAAACCAGGCACTTGGCAGAGTTGAACTGGAAAATTTTCACCTATACAAAGATCACTAGCTAGAAACAGTCATGTCCTATCGAACTGCCTTCctgccatttatttttacagatcaCTTGGACATTATTACATTAACAAGAgccaaaacaaaattaatagGACAGACAAAACAAGCTTCTCCCAGCCCTCCTTAAAAAAAACGCCAAAAAACATTGATCCCCTGCATAAATCTTTAATGCGTTGTCTGAGAAAGAACAAGGAGGGGGTGTCAAGGGTGGGCAACGTGGACCTCAAACTCAGTTCTCAAAGTGAACAATGAGAAGCAGCTGATATTTAATTCATAGATTTTATGACCATCCTCCCCTTGAAGAATGTCAAGACTGGTGATCCTCAGAGATCTGGGACTTTCCCGGATTGAGGGTGGGTTGTATGAATCTTCGGTCATCCGTTAAAAGTccgcttggaaaaaaaaagtgcaacaggaaaacaggaagatgttgaattaaaaaaaacaaacaaaaaaaacactgtgcGCTGATGGACAGTCAGGGTGCGGCAAGGCGGGGTAGGGGACGATGGCACATGTTTTCAGTGGGGAGGGGGTCACACCGCAACGTATTCAACGGCACTGACAAGAGCCTGCTTCTTTGATTGGCCGGGCCCTTGGTTAACTCCTCccgccctcttttttttttttttttttagcggcCCTAAAGATGGCGGCAGGGTCGGTTCCTGTTAGCTCTGTCCCTTTCCCCACATTGTTGTTGTCACCATGATGATGATTACAACAACAACCAGCATGACAATGAGGATTGTCTGAAGCGGGTGGTTAAAAGTCAGAAACGAGGCAAAGACGCGCacgcagacgcacacacacttacacattaCACATCGGTGTGACTCCAAAGtcagttaaataaaatgtgcaaCAAAAGAGAGTGGTTCATCCTCCGGCTGAGCCCGAGTGTGTGCTCCTCGAAACACTGGCAGAGTCTTAATGCTAGAGTCTGTTCACAGTATGACGAGactcctttctcctcctccttctcatcTTCTTTCTTCCATCCCCCCGGTCTCTCATCGTCAGAGGGCTCTCCAATGTCTGGGTTACGCAGATGTGCCGGAGCTCTGCGTGGAGGGGCCAGCCGGGACCGGAGGTTGGGCGGTGCCAGTCGGGGAGCCACCAGTCTGGACTTGAGCCTGGAACTGAGCCATCTGCTCGGGGCTGGCCAGGGTCTTGAGCAGATTGttctcctgctccagctgaGTGTTGCGCTCGATTAGCTCTTTGATCTGCTCCTTcaacacctccacctcctcgcGCACGGCGTACATCAGGTGGCTCTTCACCAGATCCTGGAGGAAGAGGGTGGGGGATAAAGAATGAGTAAATAATACAGCGGCACTGGGCTCCTTACACAATGACGACAACAATTACAAATGTGCTTCTTTCAACTTTATATTTCCAGTCAGAAGTGAAATTATTGAATGTTTACTGGCTGGTTGTTCAACAGAAAGCTAAGCTAGCAACAATTATCGTAGTTTTTAAGCTAAATTAAAACTCAAACTGTACTATTTGAGGCTCCTTAACCCCTTTCAAAATCACGTGTTACACAGTTTGACACGTCTACATCAGTGTGATATGGATGTGTCAGAGGTGCACGGCTccaaaaaaactgaataatttGCACAATACAGTTTGAAGCAATATATTTTTTGCaaatatgacaaattaaaatccatacatttaaatgaatatttaattaatgaaaataaactgtcataaggttcaataaacaaattttctggcaattattttTTCAGGCTTTAAATGGTTACATTTAGATTTcccctacagtcaggtttcgcATTTTTGTTGACATTTTATAAAACATACTAAAAGAAGAAACCCATGAGTAGACTACAAAGTTTTTCCTCCGTGCACCTGCCACGATTTGGCATTTCCAATATGACTAAACGCCATTTTCCTCTACTTTACATCACTGTGAGGTAAATATTTATGCATGTTTTGTTCAATATTTAAGACTTTTTATAAGCAAAAGGGTTAGTCGGCAAGCTTGCACAATGCACTTGCAATGCACAATGCACAAATGTAATTTGAGTAATTTctgcagaataaaaacaagcagacaTTGACAGGCTGCTGGGGGAAATGGGTAACACAGCAAAGGCTAAATTAG from Astatotilapia calliptera chromosome 23, fAstCal1.2, whole genome shotgun sequence harbors:
- the LOC113015940 gene encoding TSC22 domain family protein 1 isoform X3, giving the protein MSSQCYPVAMDLGVCQLRNFSISFLSSALGKESASVRVDNSSSGASVVAIDNKIEQAMDLVKSHLMYAVREEVEVLKEQIKELIERNTQLEQENNLLKTLASPEQMAQFQAQVQTGGSPTGTAQPPVPAGPSTQSSGTSA
- the LOC113015940 gene encoding TSC22 domain family protein 1 isoform X2, with product MRDKGLARAGAAEQDRDGMALKLLFWELEKHLKSSSGASVVAIDNKIEQAMDLVKSHLMYAVREEVEVLKEQIKELIERNTQLEQENNLLKTLASPEQMAQFQAQVQTGGSPTGTAQPPVPAGPSTQSSGTSA